The DNA sequence GATGAAATATGCTAACGACAGCTATATGGGGCGGCAGGTGAATCAGGTTATCGACCGCAAACCGGAGATTACCTTTTCGCTGACCTTTGTCTCCTCCATGAGCGAGCTGCTAAAACGCATGATCCTCAACGGCGATGGGGTTGGCTGGCTGCCGCAGTACTCTATCAAGCGCGAACTAGAGGAAGGACGCCTGACGATTATGGATGAGAGCCTGTCGCTGCCGATAGGCGCCTATATCTACCGCTCCGGCGCGCGGCTCAATCAATCCGCCGAACGTTTCTGGCAGCATATAAAGTCCACCAGCGCCGTCAGCGCATAATTCGCGTAGCGGCGGAAAATTCGCTATCATCCCCAGCCACTCTCTGTCCAGGCAGCCTGATGTCTACGATTATCGATACCTTTATCGCCCCGCCTTGCCGCGCTGAAATCAACATTCTTTACCAGGATGAACATCTGCTGCTGATCGATAAACCCTCAGGTCTGCTCAGCCTGTCGGGAAAAAATCCGCTTAATCTCGATTCTGTGCACCATCGGCTGGCGCAGCAGTTTCCCGGCTGTACCCTGGTCCATCGTCTTGATTTCGGCACCTCCGGACTGATGGTTATTGCCCGCAATAAGACAATCAACGCCGCTCTCTGCCAGCAGTTTAGCCAGCGCGCCGTCAGCAAGATTTATAGCGCGCTGCTGTGCGGCCATCTGACGGACGAGGCGGGTACGATTGACGCTCCGATAGCCAAAGATCCGGCGCTGTTCCCGCTGATGACGATTTGCCCACATCGCGGCAAGCCCGCCCGCTCCGGCTATCAGGTGGTTGAACGTTTCCACTATCAGGACGACCTGCCGGTGACGCGGGTACGGCTGACCCCGCAAACCGGGCGCACTCATCAGCTGCGTATCCACTGTCAGCTGTTAGGACACCCTATTCTGGGCTGCGATCTGTACGGCGGCATGGCGCTTCCGGGAACAGAACAGGCGCCTCGCCTGATGCTGCACGCCAGCGAACTGCATTTCGTGCATCCGGTGAGCGGAGAGAGGATCGACGCCATCAGCCCGAGCGCGTTTTAACTCGCTTCGCTCGCCAGCCCGCTAGGCCTACGCTCCCCTACGCCAATTGACGTCAACGGCTGAATTCAACTCGCTGACCGCGCTGCGGTTTGTTTCCCGATGGCGCTGAGCTGACCGGGCTACAGGGGCACCGCCGCCTGCAGATCGGTAGCCCGGACAGGCGCAACGCGCCGCCTCCGGGAAAGGTGCGCTGCCTGATGCCTTGCTGCGGTTTTCTTCCCGGCTTGCGCTGCGCTTAGCCGGGCTACGGATTCACAACCGCCTGCGATCGGGTAGCCCGGGCAAGGCGCTTGCGCCGCGGCCCGGCGAAGGTGCGCTGCCTGATGCCGCTGCGGTTTTCTTCCCGGCTTGCGCTGCGCTTAGCCAGGCTACGGATTCACAACCGCCTGCGATCGGGTAGCCCGGGCAAGGCGCTTGCGCCGCCTCCGGGGAAGGTGCGCTGCCTGATGCCTTGCTGCGGTTTTCTTCCCGGCTTGCGCTGCGCTTAGCCGGACTACGGGTTCACAACCGCCTGCGATTGGGTAGCCCGGGCAAGGCGCTTGCGCCGCGGCCCGGGGAAGGTGCGCTGCCGGATGCCTTGCTGCGGTTTTCTTCCCGGCTTGCGCTGCGCTTAGCCGGACTACGGGTTCACAACCGCCTGCGATCGGGTAGCCCGGGCAAGGCGCTTGCGCCGCGGCCCGGGGAAATTGCCGACTATAGCCGCACAACGCCTCTGGCCGCGGCCTCTTCACGCCACGCCATCAGCGGCTGATAGTCGGCGCGCCGCATATCGCTGTAGCCGCAGATAAACAACGCTTCGCAAAGCGGCCGATAGCGTTCATCGCTCACCAGCTGCTGCAGCGCCTCTCTGAGCAATCCCAGCGTTGACGCGCTGGAGTTTGCCGAAGTAATAAACGGCAGTCCCGGCGCCAGCGGACCGTGCGCAATGACCACCAGCCCCGCCAGGGCTTCCGGCTGATAGCGCTGCAGCAGCGCCCAGGTGACACAATCAATAGCGGCAATATCCGCCCTCTCCAGCTGAAGCTCGCGCAGCGATTGGCGATGGCTGCCGCTGAACACGACCGTCGAAAAGAAACGCCCATCACGCGATAGCGGCGCAACCATTTTTAACAGTACGTTATAGCCGGACTGTGAATCCGCCGCATTGCAGGCCACCCGGCGCCCGCGAAAATCCGCCAACGTCAACATTAGATCATCCTCACGCGCCACCAGCAGGCTGCGGTAGTTTCTTCCCTCGCATCCCGGGGCCGAATAGTGAAAACAGCCTACGGTTTGTGCATCCGGCAGCTGCGTCACCAGCGGATAGCCGCAGGTCTGGCTCAGCAGCAGCTCCGGATTACGCCAGTGCGCCAGCAGCTCTTCGGGAATCGCATATGAACGGATCTCCTCAAGCGCTACGCCCCGTGCCGCCAGCAGCTCGCGGACGGCCAGCCACAGCGCCCGGGTCTCCTCTTCATTCACCGCATACATCGGAAACGCCAGCCGTTCACTCATCATGTTGAGCCGCCTTATCCTGCTGATTAAAACCGGGATGGGCATTCACCGCCACCGATGTCGCCCAAAAACGCCGCAGCCACTCTGCGTAGCCGCGCACCACAAACCCGGCGTTGCGCTGCTGGTATTCCTGCTGATTATGCAGATAGATGCTTCTCAGCCCGTACCACGGCACGCCGGGTAAATCGTGATGCACTGAATGGTAGTTGAGATTGAGAAACAGCACCCGCCAGACCAGCCCCGCTTCATTAATCACCGAACGGGCCTGCGGGTCGTCCGCGGCGCGGTGCTCAAGGAAAGAGCGAACTTTGGTTAGCGCAAGAGCCGGATAGCTGATAGCCAGCACGTAGTAGAGCGGCGAAAAACCGAGGTGATTCATCCACGCGAACAGCGCTGCCAACAGCAGTCCATGAACCAGCCACATCGCGATCGTTTTAACCTGCCGTTGCCCAACCGCCGCCAGCGCGCTGTCGAGCGTTTGGGCAATATCCAGCAGCGGCGCCACCAGCAGCCTGCCGGGAAACGTATTGCGCAGATGGATAAGATCGCGCAGCCAGGGAGCGAAGCGCTGCCAGCTCTGCGGCGTAAAATAGTAGGATTCCGGGTCATCAACGGGATGCGTCAGCAGATGATTAGTATGGTGCGCGAGATGCGAATCGCGATACAGCCCGTAGGGATACCAGACCGCCAGCGGCAACGTCCCCAATAGTTGATTAAACCACGGTCGCGACGTGGGATGACCGTGAATAAGCTCATGTTGTAGTGACATATACCAGGCGGTGAACCAGATAAGCAGCAGCGTGGCGGGAAAAAGTCCCAGTTCCCGCCACCAGGCCAGCGAAGCAAACCAGCCGCCATAGACGATAAAAATCAGTAGCCAGGTCGGCAGTTCGCTTCGCCATAGCCAGCTACGGGAAAATTGATGGATCCGCTCGCGTTGCTGCGGATGCAAATAGACCGACCTGTTGTTCGCCATTCCTGCTGCTGCCTTTTCGCGTTATCTTTTGTTCCCCCCGAAGATGTGAGATAACGCGTTAAATAACAAAGAAGTTAAATCACTAAGCTTTGCCAGAAATCGGCCTTATGCGCCGTTGAGCGCGGTGAGATATCGCCGCCCGGCGATGATGCTCGCGCTGGCGGAGACTATCAGCGAGACGCCCAGCGATTGTCCCCATCCTGCCGCCAGCAAGCCGGCGCCAATCAGCGCATAATAAAACAGTCCAAAAAGAGCGCCGGCGGTGCCGCGACAGTCGCCGTAGGCGTTCAGCGCTGACCCCAGCACCAGCGGGATCGCCATCGCATAGGCTGTAGTTACCAGCGCTATCGGCATAACAAACCATAATGATTCCCGCAGCGCATACACCGCTGCGCCGCCGGCTAAATGAAGAAAGCACGCGATGAGCAGTATCCGGCTCTGCGGGACATCCTGCCGCAGCAGTCGGCGGTTAAGCAGCGCGCCGAGCAGCGAACCGGCGGCAAGTACCATGCCGCTGTAGCCAAAACTGCGGGTATCAACATCCAGGCTGGCGAACATAAACGGAGCCAGGCTGTAGTAGCTGAACAGGCTGACGTTGAATGCCGCAACCAGTATTGCCGCAAGGGCGATGTGTTTATCCCGCGCCATTCGCCGCAGTACGGGAAGCAACGATCCTGTCGTGTGATTTTGCCCGCGCGTTTCCGGCATCAGCCACAGGCAGCACAGCAGGAGCGCTGCGGCCAAAAGCGCCAGCGCGCTGAATACGCCGCGCATACCCCAGACCGCGGTCAACCCGCCGCCGAGATACACCCCGACGGCCGGACTTATTGCCAGTGCCAGGCCGATAAACGTAAAGATCCCCGCCAGCTGCCGCCCGCTATAGCAGTCCCGCAGCACCGTCTGCGTCACCACTGAACCGGTTGCCGCGCCAGCCGCGGTGATTATTCTCGCCACCAGCAGCAGCGTAAAATCTGCAGCCCATAGCGCCATCAGGCATCCCATCGCGTACACGCCTAACCCAGCCAGCAGCGCCGGGCGTCGGCCATAGCGATCGCTAAAACCGCCCCACAGCAGAACGCCAACGGCAAAGCCGATAAAGTATACGGAATGCGTTTGCGCCGCTTGCGGTGCGTTAACGCCAAAATTGACGCTGATATCGGTCAGCGCCGGGCTATAAATCGTTTCCGCTATTTGCGGAAACATCAGTAGTGCGGTGACCAGCACCAGCGCGGAACGCCCCAACATATGCCCCTCCAGGTAAACGAGAGGCGCTATTGTAGAAAAGACGCTTATCGAACATTATAAACATAATGACTTTAAATATCGGAAATCGGACATTATGGCCTGGCTTGACCCACATGCGGCATTCAATCCGGATGCGTTAACGAATAGCCTGATTGGCGTGCAGTCGGCGTTAGGAGATCATGACTCCGGTAGTCACCGGCATGAGATGGCGCAGATTCTGTTTACCCGTCAGGGATGCGTGCGTTTGACGCTCAACGATGGTGCCCTGCTGTGCCTGCTTCCGCCGGGACGCGCAGCCTGGCTCCCGGCCGGGATCAGCCATCGCGCGGAGATGAAAAACATTGTCGACTATCGTTCTGTCTGGTTTCAGCCGCAGCGTTATCCGCTGCTGCCAACGCAGTCGGCGATACTCAATGTGGTGCCGCTGCTTCGTGAGCTCCTGGAACGCCTCAGCGCCAGTCCCTGGAAGACCAACTGGGAAGCCGAGCCTGCACGACATCTCGCGGCACTGTGCGTGGCAGAAATTAGCGACGCCGTCAAAGAACCGATGATGCTCGCGTTGCCGCAGGATAAACGTCTGGCGATGCTTTCCGGCGATGCGCTGCCGCCGCCGCTGGGGGATCTCGCTGCCCGCTGCGGCGCCAGCGAAAAAACCATAAGCCGCCTGTTCCGCCGTGATACCGGAATGACCTACCAGCAGTGGCGTCAGCAGTGGCGATTAATGAAGGCGGTAGAAATGCTGGCGACGGGAGAACGTATCAGCGATACGGCGCAGGCGCTGGATTTCGCCAGCGATAGCGCCTTTATCTACTTTTTTCGCACCATGACCGGCATGACGCCGGGGCGCTATTTTTCCACCTGACTCTGGCCGCCGTTATCAACGGGATGCGACTCCCCCCATTTTCCCGGCCTGCCGCCAGCAGTGTCCCGCTTTAACGGCAAACAGGGTACTGTCCGGAGCAGATCCCGCTTCGATCAGAAGAAATATTTAAAACGTAGACGGCCACCGTAGCGGGAGTCTTCCTCACCGTCACCGTTAGCGGGATTGGATTCAATCCAGGAGGCGTAGGCCCCGAGATAAATGTTGAAATTCTTCATATTCATGACGTTCGGGAACAGATACGAAGCATGAATGGTGTGGATATCATATTTACCCGGATCGGCTATCCAGCAGTTATCATTGCAGTTGGCGACAAAGCTGGCGGTGTTAAAACTGTCGATCTTGTTATGCGCGTATATGTAGCCAAGCTCAAAACCGTGCCACAGAGAGTTAATACCGGCGGTGAAGTCGGTTTCATCTTCGGCATCCATATAAGCGACGTTAAGATTGGTCACAACGCCATCCAGCGGATCGGTTTTCTGCCCATTCCACGTCATCGTATAGCCATAGCCGGTACGGCTGGACTGATCTACCCAGCGTCCTTGCGCATCGTGGTAACCATAGGCGTTATTGACAACGTTACTTTCCATCGCTAAGGCCGTAGAGAAACGCCCGCTGTTCCACGCGATAACCGGACGCAGATAGGCCACATTTTTCTCATTTTCGAGGTCAGTCCCGTGGTACTGCTTATCCTGGAACAGCGTACTGCCGTCTTCCAGCAGGGTATTGAGTTCGAAATACCAGCTATCGAGCGTTTTACTCACCAGGAAATTGCCGCCGCTGCTGCTGCGACCGCGTCCTTCCTTCATCATGTAGATATAACCGTAGCCGTCGCTGTAAAGATCGTTGGCGGTGTTCCCGGAGTATTCCACGAACGTATCCTGATTCAGCGGGAACATATCGTAAGCTTCGAAACGACCGACTTTCACCTTCCAGCTATTTTCCTGACCGAAGAAGAACACCGCGTCATCAAGATTCATTTTGCCGTTGAGATCGGCCAGCGGCTGGACGGAAAAACCGGCAAAATTGCCGTTATCCATTTTGCGCGTGCCGTCAAAACCTAATAGCAGGCGCCCGTTAATATCCCAGCGTTCATTATTGCCCGGGGCCCAGTCTTTATTTGCCGTGGTTCTCACCGAAGTCAGGCTGCCGCTGCTGCTGGCGCCGTCCATGTTAAATTCAACATCACCATAAAACTTAATATCCCCATAGCCGGAGAGCGTCAGTTTCGTCGGCTCAGCGCCAGGCGCGACGGGTTCTGCCGCCTCAACTTTCACGGTTGGCGTGCTTTTCGCCACGGTGACCTGCTGCCGGGTTAAGGTCTGAATCTTCGCTTCCGCATCGGCTGCACGCTGCTCGGCGTTGATTAAACGCTGTTCGAGCTGGGCTAAACGCGTTTCAAGATCCGCAGGAGGATTATTATTGGCTGCCAAAATACCGGAGGAAAATACGCCACTAATAGCTACAGCTATATATTTCATTTTCATTGTTAATATCCCTAATTACATTATTTTGTTTCGTCCTGGGTATAACCAGACAGTTCGGGAGCGCCCCCGAACTGCCCTTTTTTCTCGGGAATATAATGATCAGGACTCGGCAAAGGTTCCGTTTTTTAAATCATCAACAATACCGTTCATTTTATTTTCAGTGAGGCCATAAAATTTAATAGCGATAGCGGTAAAAACATAAAAAATGGCGGGTACTAACGTGAACAACAGCACGACGCCCTGTACGGCAGAAGCCGGCTGCACCGTGGTATTAGCGGCGTAATGATAATATGCCAGCACCCAACCAATAATCGCGCCGCCGACCGCCACGCCCAGTTTTATCACAAATATATTTGCCGCAACGTTCATACCGGTAATACGACGCTGGGTTTTCCATTCGCCATAGTTATTGACGTCGGTAATCATCGACCACTGCAGCGCGCCGTTGCCGCCCTGGATAATGGATATCAGAATATGCACGCCAAGCAACAGAATCCAGTATTGCACCGGTAGCATAAAGCATACGACGCCCAGCGCAGCGGTAAGCAGGTTAATCCAGAAAGAGAATCTGACCTTACAGAAACGCGTGCCAAACGGTTTAGCCAGTACCGAGCCAAGCATAGAAGCGAACATTCCGCCAAGCATGAACAGGGAAATAACGTCCGCGCCTTTATTCAGGACGCTATTAACGTAATACACTACCGCCCCGCCGCGAATAACCACGGCCACCAGCATCATGAAGTTATAAACGGAAAGGATGCGCCACTGATCGTTGCGGAAAAGAATTTTCACATCGCGCGCAATATTCAGATTCTCTTCTTTAATAGGCTGTACGCGTTCTTTGGTAGTTGCAAAGCAGACAATGAACATCAGGCAGCCGATGACGCCGAATAGCGCCATCGAAACCTGAATACCGGTAGCGCGGTCGCCAGGGTAGAGAAAGTCAGCCAGCGGTAAAATAAACGCGGTACCAAGCGCGCCGCCGATGGGGGTAATGGCAAAACGCCACGATTGCAGAGAGAGGCTTTCGCGTGGGTCGGATGTTAACGCCGCGCCCAGCGAGCAATAAGGAATATTAATTGCGGTATACATTAAAGTCATGAATATATAAGCCGCAACGGCATAGACAATTTTTCCCGAATCGGAGAAAGACGGAATGGAATAGACCAGCACGCAGCTCACCGCAAAGGGAACGCAGATTGCCAGCAGCCATGGACGAAAGCGCCCCCAGCGGGTAGAGGTTGCGTCAGCAATCGCCCCCATTATCGGATCGGTAATCGCATCCAGCAGACGAACCAGCAAAAACATCGTCCCCATTACGGCGGGCGGCAGGCCATAAATATCGGTATAAAAGTAAGCCAGAATAGCCACGGACGAATCAAATACGATATGACTTGCCGCGTCCCCCAGGCTATAGCCTACTTTTTCTCTGACTGAAATTTTGTCGCCAGCAGACATACAGCACTCCTTTACGTAAAAATGAAACCGGTTTCTGGAATGTCTGCATTTTTCCCTTATCCGCCACGCTGGCGCCATTATGTTTTTTTATTAATTATTTATGTTTTTTTATTTATGTGATCGCATCAGTCTTCAGCGCTATTAATTCGTATTTTTTTGCCCGGTAGATCACAGGTTTTTATCCTGTACGGCCTTTTTGTACCCGCCGCAATAAAAATATTACCTATAAAGAAACATCAGGTAGCGTTGCGTTTTATCTGACTGGTACGCCGATGTACTTTTTTATTCGCCTGGAAAGATTCATACCAGATATATCATTTACCTTCTTTCATATGAGTAAGATTATAATATTTACTCACCAGAATATGCTTCCCGGGGGCCTGGTCTGCAGCCGGTAACGACTCTGTTTTGCTGCAAAATGTTAGCTTCGACACGCGTAGCGGCAAATATTCGTCTAAGGTTTTCTGATGGCCGAATGCAGTGGCACATAGTCTGCAATGATAAGGAGAACAACCTATGACGAGTTCCGTTTCCCGTCGCCCCGCTACCTTGCCTTATGCTCTACGTCTGGCGCTGGGAGGCGCGTTTGTCGCCCTGACGACGTTGACGGCACAGGCTGAAGAGACCCGCCCTATCCCGCAATCACCCGATGTTTTGCTCGGACCGCTATTCAACGATGTGCAAAGCGCGAAGCTTTTCTCTGACCAGAAAACGTTCGCTGACGCCATTCCGGATAGCGATCCGCTGATGATCCTTGCCGATTATCGTATGCAGAAAAATCAGACCAGCTTCGATTTGCGTCATTTCGTCGAGCTCAACTTTACCCTGCCGCACGATAGCGACCACTATGTTCCCCCAAAAGGCCAAACGCTCCGTCAGCATATCGATGGTTTATGGCCGGTGCTCACGCGCAGCACCGTTGAGGTGGAGAAATGGGATTCGCTGCTGCCGCTGCCAAAGCCTTACGTGGTGCCCGGCGGACGTTTTCGTGAAGTCTATTACTGGGACAGCTACTTCACCATGCTCGGTCTGGCGGAGAGCGGACACTGGGATAAAATCGAAGATATGGTCACCAACTTCGCCGCAGAAATAGACGCCTGGGGCCATATCCCTAACGGTAACCGCACCTACTATCTCAGTCGCTCGCAGCCGCCGTTCTTCTCCTTTATGGTTGAACTACTTGCCACGCACGATGGCGATGAAGCGCTCAAAAAATGGCTGCCGCAGATGGAGAAAGAGTACCAGTACTGGATGGATGGCGCAGAGGCGCTTGAGGCCGGCGGCGCGAATAAACGCGTCGTCCGCCTGGCCGATGGCGCGCTGCTGAACCGCTACTGGGACGATAACGATACTCCGCGTCCGGAATCCTGGCTTGACGACGTCACTACCGCCAAAAGCAACCCTAACCGTCCGGCCACTGAAATCTATCGCGATCTGCGCTCCGCCGCGGCATCCGGCTGGGATTTCAGCTCCCGCTGGATGGACAACCCGCAGCAGCTTGCAACTATTCGTACCACTTCGATTGTCCCGGTCGATCTCAATTCGCTCATGTTTCATATGGAAAAAACCATCTCCCGGGCCAGTAAAGCTGCCGGAGATAGCGCAAAATCCGCCCGGTATGACGCTTTAGCCAACGCCCGGCAAAAAGCGCTGGAGAAATACCTGTGGAATGACAAAGAGGGCTGGTACACAGATTACGATCTTAAAAGTCATAAGGTGCGCAATCAGCTGACCGCCGCGGCGCTGTTCCCCCTGTACGTCAACGCCGCCTCCAGCGAACGCGCCGCAAAGGTCGCCGCCGCAACCGAAGCGCGCCTGCTCAAACCCGGGGGGCTGACCACGACTACCGTGAATAGCGGCCAACAGTGGGACGCGCCGAACGGCTGGGCGCCGCTGCAGTGGGTCGCCGCAGAAGGCCTGCAAAACTACGGCCAGGAGAAAATAGCGATGGAGGTGAGCTGGCGTTTCCTGAGCAACGTTCAGCACACATACAATAGTGAACAGAAACTGGTTGAAAAATATGATGTCAGCTCGACGGGAACCGGCGGCGGCGGCGGTGAATACCCTTTGCAGGACGGCTTTGGCTGGACGAACGGGGTGACGCTAAAAATGCTGGACCTGATCTGTGCGAAAGAGAAACCATGTGATTCGGTTCCTGACTCACGCCCGACGGTGAATGATGGCGTCAGTAAGGCGAAAAACAGCCCGCCGCAATCCGCGGCCAACGATCCCGTTGCGCCAGAGGATAAAAAAGCCGCACAGTAGCTCTTTGCGCGGCGCAAAACCGCCGCGCATCTATTTTTGCATATAATTCTATTTTTACGATTTTCTTGAGACCGCCAATTAAACAAACTATTCTGGCTACCGGGAAGGATCTCCCGTAAAAGTTCGTTAATTAATGGCACAAGGAATAAACAGTGAAAGCAATCGGCGAAGTTATCTCTGATTTACATCCATTATCATTTATGGGTTATCATATTTTATCCACCACTGTTATATATATTGGCGTAATTATCATTATTTCGCAGACTCGCCCCTCTGAGAAACAGACGCCGATACCGTCCCCCTATTCCATTCCACCCTCTTTTTTAGCCTGGCTGCATAATAAAGCTACCGGTATTATTCAGCTGGCTACGTTCAGGCTATTACGCAAAAACTACGTCACCATTATTTACTCCGCGGGAGGCGTCGAATTGTGCGCAAATCAGCAGCACGCCGGGTGCAAAATGACCTGCGTAGAAAGAATACTCTTTGACCATTTTTCAACGCCAAAACCCAGCAGCCAGGATTTACCTATTACGCTTTACGTCGCCGACAAGAATCACTGGTCCGCGGATAACCGCTGTACGGGCCTGATGCTTAGCCCTACACAACAAACGTGGAACATGCTGCTGATTGCCGTTCCTTCGTTTTTGTTAATCGCGACTTTAGCCTGGAAAACCTTATTCGATAACAACGCTCTGCTTAATGCCAGCGTATTCAGCTGGTTAGTAATGTTTGTTGTTTCCGGCCTGTGGTGGCTGCTTCTGTTATTGCTCACTCTGAATCTCACGCGCCTGGACCGGGAAGGTATCTCCATTAATATTCTCCGTAAGTATGTGGATAAATTAAAAGATGCCCTGGACGCCGATGCCGGGACGATGACGGATGAAATCGCGGATTATTGCGTTGCGATTGGTCACGCCGGGCGACTTCCAGAACGATATCGCGAATACCAGCAAATCATCAAATCGGTGAATTATCCTTTTTCTGTGCAACGGCTGGATTAACGAGAGAGACACCATGTGGGATTTTATTATGCATATGCACCCTCTGCTGTTTCTCGGCTGTTTTGCCGTCATTGTTCCGGTCATTTATATTGCTATCGGTACTCTTATCGTTCTGACGCGGCCTGCGGCCAGAGATGAAAAAAACGCTGCCTATGTCGATCCCTGGCTACTGGCGTGGCTCACCGGAGAAGGTACCCGAGTGATCCAGCTGGCAATGTTTAGCCTGTTGCAAAAAAACTATCTCTCGATCCCGGAGGCCGGAATGGGTTTAGCTAACGGCCGCTATTCTTGCTGTGAAATGAACGTAATAGAAAGAATATTATTTGCCCATTTTGATGTACGAAAACCCTGTCATGAAGATTTGCCCAGTCACCTCAGTATCGCCGGAAGGAACATCTGGCAGACGCAAATACAAAACTCAGGTTTAGCCTTAAGTCCACTCCGCTATGCGTGTAATTTACTGATAATCGGCATTCCTTCGCTTGCCCTGGGAGCAATATTAGTCTGTAAGCTATTTATCTGTTTCGATCTTATCACTTACGACGTTTTAAGCGTTCTGTTGACGGCCGCAGGCAGTGTACTGTGGCTCGGATTATGGCTGGACGCGATAGCAAAAACTACCCGTCTGGATTTCAACGGCATCTCCCACAATGACGTTCATGCCTGCCTTGATGCTTTACGAGCAAAACTCGCGCGCAATAGCGATGAAATGGATGACGCAACGGCGATGCTTTTTGTGGCGGTGAATGGCGTAGATGCTCTTCCGGAGCACTACCGCGAATATAAAACGCTAATTGGGCCAGTTAGCTCTATCACTTCGCTTCGCACTGAGGATTAGGCGTCTCTGAAGAGATTACCCCGCAGAGCGCCTGGCCTGCGGGGTAAAAGATGGTCTACATAGCATCCAGCGCTTTCTGCAGCTTCCAGATATAGCGCGGCGCCTGTGGAGCCGGGTGTTTCTTCACGACGTGCTCAAAGAAATCATCGGCGTCCATATCGTTAATCTCTTCAATTGCATCCTGACGATTGGCTGAGAACGTTCGCAGCAGCGCGCCTGCGCCGTTGGCATAGGAAACCACTACCGCATAGCGCATCACCTGCGGGTCTTTAATCCCCGCCAGCGGACCGTTTTCAAGAATGCTAAGGTAAGCGGCCCCCATGGAAATATTGCGCTCGGGATTTTTCAGCTCGCTGACCGAAGGAGCGCCGCTCCAGCCCATCCGCCGATAGACATCGCGGCCGGATGTCGATGGTTTCAGCTGCATCAGGCCAACCGCGCCGGATTTGCTGACCACCGACGGATTACCGCCGGACTCAATAGCGATGATGGCAGTAATCAGCTGCGGATCAACGCCCCACGCTGCACCGGCTTTTTCGCTGATTGGCATCCATTGCATCGCCCGCTTAACCGGAACTTCCGGGTTCCACGGCG is a window from the Klebsiella oxytoca genome containing:
- a CDS encoding alpha,alpha-trehalase, producing the protein MTSSVSRRPATLPYALRLALGGAFVALTTLTAQAEETRPIPQSPDVLLGPLFNDVQSAKLFSDQKTFADAIPDSDPLMILADYRMQKNQTSFDLRHFVELNFTLPHDSDHYVPPKGQTLRQHIDGLWPVLTRSTVEVEKWDSLLPLPKPYVVPGGRFREVYYWDSYFTMLGLAESGHWDKIEDMVTNFAAEIDAWGHIPNGNRTYYLSRSQPPFFSFMVELLATHDGDEALKKWLPQMEKEYQYWMDGAEALEAGGANKRVVRLADGALLNRYWDDNDTPRPESWLDDVTTAKSNPNRPATEIYRDLRSAAASGWDFSSRWMDNPQQLATIRTTSIVPVDLNSLMFHMEKTISRASKAAGDSAKSARYDALANARQKALEKYLWNDKEGWYTDYDLKSHKVRNQLTAAALFPLYVNAASSERAAKVAAATEARLLKPGGLTTTTVNSGQQWDAPNGWAPLQWVAAEGLQNYGQEKIAMEVSWRFLSNVQHTYNSEQKLVEKYDVSSTGTGGGGGEYPLQDGFGWTNGVTLKMLDLICAKEKPCDSVPDSRPTVNDGVSKAKNSPPQSAANDPVAPEDKKAAQ
- a CDS encoding TIGR04222 domain-containing membrane protein, producing MHMHPLLFLGCFAVIVPVIYIAIGTLIVLTRPAARDEKNAAYVDPWLLAWLTGEGTRVIQLAMFSLLQKNYLSIPEAGMGLANGRYSCCEMNVIERILFAHFDVRKPCHEDLPSHLSIAGRNIWQTQIQNSGLALSPLRYACNLLIIGIPSLALGAILVCKLFICFDLITYDVLSVLLTAAGSVLWLGLWLDAIAKTTRLDFNGISHNDVHACLDALRAKLARNSDEMDDATAMLFVAVNGVDALPEHYREYKTLIGPVSSITSLRTED
- the emtA gene encoding membrane-bound lytic murein transglycosylase EmtA, producing MKLRWFVFLFVLLAGCSSKHDYRNPPWNPEVPVKRAMQWMPISEKAGAAWGVDPQLITAIIAIESGGNPSVVSKSGAVGLMQLKPSTSGRDVYRRMGWSGAPSVSELKNPERNISMGAAYLSILENGPLAGIKDPQVMRYAVVVSYANGAGALLRTFSANRQDAIEEINDMDADDFFEHVVKKHPAPQAPRYIWKLQKALDAM